One genomic region from Gossypium hirsutum isolate 1008001.06 chromosome D13, Gossypium_hirsutum_v2.1, whole genome shotgun sequence encodes:
- the LOC107920033 gene encoding kinesin-like protein KIN-7D, mitochondrial: MASSSRARSSSPFSYRKTPSPFSSTSSTSSFLSNKLMPRTCSSSASSYFNSGGGYGTRSMTPSRSRYDSTYQGSRGYNAHSPVAYAPEEIVGEPMEASRSGDSISVTIRFRPLNEREFQRGDEIAWYADGDKIVRNEYNPATAYAFDRAFGPHATSQEVYEIAAKPVVKAAMEGVNGTVFAYGVTSSGKTHTMHGDHNAPGIIPLAIKDVFSIIQDTPGREFLLRVSYLEIYNEVINDLLDPTGQNLRVREDAQGTYVEGIKEEVVLSPGHALSFIAAGEEHRHVGSNNFNLFSSRSHTIFTLMIESSAHGDEYDGVVFSQLNLIDLAGSESSKTETTGLRRKEGSYINKSLLTLGTVIGKLSEGKASHVPYRDSKLTRLLQSSLSGHGHVSLICTVTPASSNMEETHNTLKFASRAKHVEIYASRNKIIDEKSLIKKYQKEISVLKQELDQLRQGMVIGVNHEELMILRQQLEEGQVKMQSRLEEEEEAKAALMSRIQRLTKLILVSSKNTIPGCLSDLPTQRSLSVCEDDKLDVQDDGTILIDSENKKGSPSSLEALASDPSYEFKHRRSSSRRNNELSPTSSSITEATQSGDLISGTKLLAGGMTSDQMDLLVEQVKMLAGEIAFSTSTLKRLVDQSVNDPDSSKTQIQNLEREIQEKRRQMRVLEQRIIESGEASIANASFVDMQQTVMRLMTQCNEKSFELEIKSADNRILQEQLQNKCSENEELQNKVNLLEQRLASLSGDKLSLSSEQGISEEYADELRKKVQYQGTENEKLKLEQVQLSEENSGLRVQNQKLAEEASYAKELASAAAVELKNLASEVTKLSVQNAKLEKELLAARESANTRASSNQAVNGFNRKYSDSGRPGRKGRLSGRPHDLSGAAGDDFESWNLDLDDLKMELQARKQREEALEAALAEREFIEDEYRKKIEEAKKKEESLENDLANMWVLVAKLKKEVSATLESNTDKQNSHGMDNVEDPKANNTESNNVLKERQVSEVSSKPANEIPKEEPLVVRLKARMQEMKEKELKSLGNGDANSHMCKVCFESPTAAILLPCRHFCLCKSCSLACSECPICRTKISDRLFAFPS, from the exons ATGGCATCTTCTTCTCGAGCAAGGAGCAGTTCGCCGTTTTCGTATCGGAAAACTCCCAGTCCGTTCTCTTCAACTTCTTCAACTTCTTCGTTTTTGAGCAACAAATTAATGCCTCGTACGTGCTCTTCGTCGGCGTCTTCCTATTTCAATTCGGGAGGTGGATACGGTACTCGATCCATGACGCCGAGTCGGTCCAGGTATGATTCGACGTACCAGGGTTCACGCGGTTACAATGCTCACTCACCGGTGGCTTACGCGCCGGAGGAGATAGTTGGCGAGCCGATGGAAGCGTCGAGATCGGGAGATAGTATTTCAGTTACGATTCGGTTTCGGCCATTGAA TGAAAGGGAATTTCAGAGAGGAGACGAGATCGCGTGGTATGCGGACGGGGATAAGATTGTGAGAAATGAGTATAACCCAGCTACAGCTTACGCATTTG acAGAGCATTTGGACCTCATGCAACTTCTCAAGAGGTTTATGAAATAGCTGCTAAACCAGTAGTGAAGGCTGCAATGGAAGGTGTTAATG GAACTGTTTTTGCTTATGGTGTTACAAGTAGTGGGAAGACGCACACCATGCAT GGAGACCATAATGCTCCTGGCATTATACCATTGGCTATAAAGGATGTGTTCAGCATTATCCAAGAT ACTCCAGGGCGAGAATTCTTGCTACGTGTGTCATATCTTGAAATCTACAACGAG GTGATAAATGACTTACTTGATCCAACTGGTCAAAATTTGCGTGTTAGAGAAGATGCCCAG gGAACATACGTTGAGGGCATAAAAGAAGAAGTGGTTTTGTCTCCTGGGCATGCCCTTTCTTTTATTGCAGCAGGGGAAG AGCATCGTCATGTTGGTTCAAATAACTTCAATCTGTTCAGTAGCCGAAGTCACACCATATTCACATTG ATGATTGAGAGTAGTGCTCACGGTGATGAATATGATGGAGTGGTCTTCTCTCAGCTT AACTTGATTGATTTAGCCGGATCTGAGAGTTCAAAAACTGAGACAACTGGGTTAAGGAGAAAGGAAGGATCTTACATAAACAAAAGTCTTCTGACTCTTGGAACT GTAATTGGAAAGTTAAGTGAAGGAAAAGCATCCCATGTTCCTTATCGAGACTCCAAGCTTACCCGCCTTTTGCAATCTTCACTTAGTGGGCATGGACATGTTTCG CTTATTTGCACAGTTACACCTGCTTCTAGTAATATGGAAGAAACTCATAATACCCTGAAGTTTGCTAGCAGGGCAAAGCATGTCGAAATCTACGCTTCTCGTAATAAG ATTATTGATGAAAAATCATTGATTAAGAAGTATCAAAAGGAAATTTCAGTCCTCAAACAGGAACTTGATCAGCTAAGGCAGGGAATGGTTATTGGAGTTAATCATGAAGAACTTATGATCCTAAGGCAACAG TTGGAAGAAGGTCAGGTGAAAATGCAGTCAagactagaggaagaagaggaagccaAAGCTGCTTTGATGAGCAGAATTCAAAGGCTTACCAAGCTTATACTTGTTTCTTCCAAAAATACAATTCCTGGATGTTTGAGTGATTTACCAACTCAACGGAGTCTTTCTGTTTGTGAGGATGAT AAACTGGATGTACAGGATGATGGTACCATACTCATAGATAGTGAGAATAAAAAGGGTTCTCCATCTTCTCTTGAGGCACTTGCTTCTGATCCATCTTATGAGTTTAAACACCGAAGATCCTCCAGCAGGAGGAATAATGAGCTCTCACCAACTAGCAGTTCTATCACTGAGGCAACTCAATCGGGTGATCTTATTAGTGGGACTAAACTGCTGGCA GGTGGGATGACATCAGATCAGATGGACCTTCTTGTTGAGCAAGTTAAGATGCTTGCTGGAGAGATTGCATTTAGCACCAGTACCCTGAAACGCCTGGTGGACCAGTCTGTAAATGATCCTGATAGCTCAAAAACTCAG ATTCAGAATTTGGAAAGAGAGATTCAGGAGAAGAGAAGGCAAATGAGGGTGTTAGAGCAGCGTATAATTGAGAGTGGTGAAGCTTCAATCGCTAATGCTTCATTTGTGGATATGCAGCAG ACAGTTATGAGATTGATGACACAATGTAATGAAAAGAGTTTTGAGCTGGAG ATAAAATCAGCAGATAATCGTATCCTCCAAGAACAATTGCAGAACAAG TGTTCTGAGAATGAGGAATTGCAGAATAAGGTGAATCTCCTGGAGCAGCGGTTGGCATCTTTGTCCGGCGACAAATTATCCTTGTCCTCTGAACAAGGAATATCTGAAGAATATGCTGATGAGTTAAGAAAAAAGGTTCAATATCAG GGGACTGAGAATGAAAAACTAAAACTAGAACAGGTACAGCTTTCAGAGGAGAACAGTGGGTTGCGTGTCCAAAACCAAAAACTGGCTGAAGAAGCTTCATATGCGAAAGAATTGGCGTCTGCTGCTGCTGTTGAGTTAAAGAATTTGGCTAGTGAGGTGACAAAGCTCTCAGTACAGAATGCAAAACTGGAGAAGGAATTATTGGCCGCTCGAGAGTCGGCAAACACTAGAGCTTCTTCTAATCAGGCTGTCAATGGTTTCAACCGCAAGTACAGTGACAGTGGGAGACCTGGGAGGAAGGGACGGCTCTCTGGCCGCCCTCATGACCTATCTGGAGCAGCTGGTGATGATTTTGAGTCGTGGAATCTTGATCTAGATGATCTAAAGATGGAACTGCAGGCTAGGAAACAACGGGAGGAAGCTCTTGAAGCTGCACTAGCTGAGAGGGAATTCATAGAAGATGAATACAGGAAAAAGATTGAAGAAGCGAAGAAGAAGGAGGAATCTCTAGAGAACGACTTAGCTAACATGTGGGTGCTTGTTGCTAAGTTGAAGAAAGAGGTATCTGCTACACTTGAGAGTAATACAGATAAGCAAAATAGTCATGGAATGGATAATGTTGAAGATCCAAAAGCAAACAACACTGAGAGTAACAATGTCCTGAAAGAGCGACAAGTTTCAGAAGTGTCATCAAAACCAGCCAATGAAATACCCAAGGAAGAACCCCTGGTTGTTCGGCTAAAG GCCCGAATGCAAGagatgaaggaaaaagagctCAAATCCCTGGGAAATGGAGATGCCAATTCCCATATGTGTAAAGTATGCTTCGAGTCACCAACTGCAGCAATTCTTCTCCCTTGCCGGCATTTCTGTT TATGTAAATCCTGCTCGCTTGCTTGTTCCGAGTGTCCAATATGTCGCACAAAGATATCAGACAGGCTTTTTGCATTCCCTTCTTGA